Within Sorangiineae bacterium MSr11367, the genomic segment ACGGAGGGCGTTCGCGCCGGCTCGGTCTCGGTCTCGGATGAGATCTGCCGCATCTGTACCATTCGCTCGCAAGTTGGGTCGGCGCCCCGCTTCGCCTTCGACTCGGAGGACATCGGCTCGCCGGAGAAGCACATCCTCGGTTTGGTCGCCCGATGCTTCACCGCGGGGCCTTTGCGCGGGCGGGCGCTGAAGGTCACCGGGCACGCCGATCCACGGGGCGAGGAGGAGTACAATCTGTCGCTCGGCGCCGCCCGCGCGACCAACGTGAAGAGCTACCTCGGCACGCGCGGTGTCGATCTGCGCAAGATCAAGGACACCTCGCGCGGGGAGCTCGATGCTTCCGGCGACGACGAAGGCAGCTGGGCGCGCGACCGGCGGGTCGACATCGACTTGGTCAAGTGAGCTCGCGCCACCACCGTGCGACGAGCTTCCGCTCTTCGTCGGTGAAGGCGAAGGCTTGCGCCACCATATCGTCCAGATCGTTCTGCAGCTCCTCCTCGAGGCCCGTGTTTCGCTCGTCGAGGAGCTCACCGAACGCGGTCAGCTCGCTGATGAGCCACGCATTGGGCGGCGCCGGCGTGGCACGAAGGTGCCCGATCTTCATCTGCGGCATGCCCTGGCGTGCGTCGCGGTGGCGCACGTAGTGCAGCCAGCGGATGGGCGTCGCGTTCAAGTAGGCCGCGAGAAACGTCGCGGGGTACAGCTCGTCGGCAAAGCCGGCGAGGATCGAATTGCGGAACGCGCCGCCGTCCGAGAGCGTCGCCAGGGGAACGCGCGCGGTCTGCCGAATGAGCACGCGCACGGCGTTCCACTCTTGCCCTGCGCGCACCCGGCACGAGAGGCGCTCGGGATCGCAATACAGCGACGGTGCGCGACGTAGAAAGGGCTCGATGTCGCCCCCCGTGCGCAGCGCGAGGGTGCGCCGCGCATCGGGCTTGTCGCGCATGCGCTCCACGTCGCCCGACGAAGTCTGGATCCCACGCTCGCCGAACAGGTGCGGCGGCAGGGGAGGGTGCGCGCCCATCTTGAGGAGCAACGCGTGCCCGATCGGGTCGAGATCCGTGCGCTCGATGGGCCAGATGGACTTGCCATTCTCGCCATGCTCGTGCGCGGGCTCCGTGCGCCGTGTGGAGATGAGGGCCATGCAGGGCTGAAACACGCCCGAAAACGCGTCGTTGCCGAGATCGCGCAGGTTCGCATCGCAGACGCACAGGCGATCGTGCGCGGCGCGCGTGGGGGCGTAGCCCTCCTGCTCGGACATGGAGCTCGGGATGATGAACCCGAGCCGCCCCGCGGGACGAAGCAAGCTGGCCGAGCGCTCGATGAAGAGACCCTGCAGGTTCCGGTAGCCGGCAAAGCTCGCGTACTTCTCGGTGAAGTAGCGATACAGCTTCGCCTCGAGCGGCTGCGCGGCGCGCCCCGCGTACGAGATCCACGGCGGGTTGCCGACGAAGGCATCGAAGCCCGCGCGCGGAGACTCGAACACCTCCGGAAACTGGCGCGGCCAATCGAGCCCGGCCAGCGATTCGCCGCGCCGCAGTTTCGGTGTTGAGCCCCCGCCGGTGAGCAGGCGGAAGGAAAGCTTGGTCACCGACACGGCCGATGCATCTTTGTCGACGCCGTAGATGCACGTCTCGGCCACGAGGCGCCGTGCGAGCACCGGCAGCGATGGATCGTCGGGGACGTTCTCGTGGTGCCACGCGCGCGCGAGCACCCCACCGAGGTAGCGGCACGCTGCCAGCAGGAACGCGCCGGAGCCCATGGCGGGATCGCACACCTTGAGGCGCAGGATCGCGTCCGACGAAGGATGCTCTCCCAGCGCTTCGATGAGCGGGCGCAGCGTATCTTCCACGATCTCGTCGGCCAGCGTGCGCGGCGTGTAGTGCGAGCCCGAGCGGCGCCGATCCGGCGTGAGGGTCAGGGCCAGCGTCCCCGCGGGCAGCAGGTCCGGCGTGAGCGGCGCCGTGCGCTTCCGCAACGCGGCGC encodes:
- a CDS encoding N-6 DNA methylase; translation: MARRLVRHSALDAITDRTRNALALLAGGFRAPEGPVRPKALHAGLVAVVVRTVFLHVAGGLSEVCRSRQPTFPSEAPPTWEALLQAFVRLDEELPAADRLLGSFPFLSAAHVPDAIVARVLDELLHVDREDLDVEHLGTVYESMMGYAIAVAEEPSLVVLCRRKAGDSQVGVLVGLSSLLAQSAPTRKGSLRRRGIEMDERLESAIEQSTTIEELGAALRKRTAPLTPDLLPAGTLALTLTPDRRRSGSHYTPRTLADEIVEDTLRPLIEALGEHPSSDAILRLKVCDPAMGSGAFLLAACRYLGGVLARAWHHENVPDDPSLPVLARRLVAETCIYGVDKDASAVSVTKLSFRLLTGGGSTPKLRRGESLAGLDWPRQFPEVFESPRAGFDAFVGNPPWISYAGRAAQPLEAKLYRYFTEKYASFAGYRNLQGLFIERSASLLRPAGRLGFIIPSSMSEQEGYAPTRAAHDRLCVCDANLRDLGNDAFSGVFQPCMALISTRRTEPAHEHGENGKSIWPIERTDLDPIGHALLLKMGAHPPLPPHLFGERGIQTSSGDVERMRDKPDARRTLALRTGGDIEPFLRRAPSLYCDPERLSCRVRAGQEWNAVRVLIRQTARVPLATLSDGGAFRNSILAGFADELYPATFLAAYLNATPIRWLHYVRHRDARQGMPQMKIGHLRATPAPPNAWLISELTAFGELLDERNTGLEEELQNDLDDMVAQAFAFTDEERKLVARWWRELT
- a CDS encoding OmpA family protein — encoded protein: MRIALLGSLSLAALSLTACIHARPLPPQSVWPEAVAASESPDLKPPGRTEGVRAGSVSVSDEICRICTIRSQVGSAPRFAFDSEDIGSPEKHILGLVARCFTAGPLRGRALKVTGHADPRGEEEYNLSLGAARATNVKSYLGTRGVDLRKIKDTSRGELDASGDDEGSWARDRRVDIDLVK